The Trichomycterus rosablanca isolate fTriRos1 chromosome 22, fTriRos1.hap1, whole genome shotgun sequence genome has a window encoding:
- the caskin1 gene encoding caskin-1 isoform X3 → MMGKDQELLQAVKTEDLLTVQKLLQRPKAGKAKLLGSAKKVNVNFQDTDGFSALHHAALNGNLELISLLLDSQAMVDIRDQKGMRPLHYAAWQGRSEPMKMLLKSSSSVNSQSDDGQIPLHLAAQHGHYDVSEMLLQHQSNPCIVDNAGKTPLDLACEFGRVGVVQLLLSSNMCAALLEPKPGDSTDPNGTSPLHLAAKNGHIDIIRLLIQAGIDINRQTKAGTALHEAALCGKTDVVRLLLDSGINATVRNTYSQTALDIVYQFTATQASREIKQMLRDASAALQVRALKDYCNNYDLTSLNIKAGDVITVLEQHSDGRWKGCIHDNRTGNDRVGYFPSSIVEVISKRPGATGGDRSSSVSSSSSARSSGSGQSSTNILHAQAEGVKLLATVLSQSAKAKEHLLEQSRSVESPPSTNKVPTSRSQSVSSCPIHEPQYNDRKGDDGKDLTVIGVTKPGHRKKLLSEMNKLSVTEWTPEHKPANLCEWLNMMGLGQYHQVLVKNGYENIEFITDITWEDLQEIGITKLGHQKKLMLAVKKLAEIQKGSDTRNMTRKKPQGSSSTDGPTPDGTERPPGPNALQDGEPCPEVQDGPEREARTVRQNSGGGQRGSVHSTNQKPRQPYPQSPGPPYTPPQTPTKTKPPAAQTPPKNGLEKPASPRPLPHSPTPRAHQEPGRKEAQPEPKEVTSQSAAPPSVPTLCLPPEGENLAERDEELSKKRTHSLSRYDAQQDRNEADAANANAPRRVSRSNSVRNQSEKKNEKNEKNASRGGQAITLRQKKKGPPPPPPKRSSSAISSSNTNLNEPPRESGTAGNLLDVNYNPQRRASAVETGGGGAVETSSVGSVRSIAAMLEMSSIGGGAKGLAMQRSTGCHLQVASAGGRQHDAIGLDGEVINRRRTISGPVTDLVAAAKKKSQQAEPVPVQTRAQNQNQSKPPAENPPIAEDPNQNAKPRPRQGEDGTDAPDAPDPPVPPRDDSVTVDPAKRKTWTSKPPPDEARFHLIESNTVKRRPKVREKESEDETVYQNGTGTIKRRPVSEVTVSEQPRSVEKQAESAPRREKSDLGGQNTPGKPAKPPVSPKPVVQDMRRHDAPAADTKKGAFPGAPGSPGTTQCGPFSCPVFTQLFEGKKVPPPVSPKPAPPPTAPKPSKTLIQKAAVTSPVSPGTQTAALPVAPPNAARTPTSPAQSPQTPITPPIKPPRSSIGGVSMDSGGGASTAPVDVETVHQKIEETSASLAAALLAVEEKIKEDRNKDSVAENKSTVSILDDIGSMFDDLADQLDAMLE, encoded by the exons ATGATGGGGAAGGACCAGGAGCTGCTGCAGGCCGTGAAGACCGAGGATCTTCTAACCGTGCAGAAACTCCTGCAGAGGCCCAAAGCCGGCAAAGCGA AGCTGCTGGGTTCAGCCAAGAAGGTCAACGTGAATTTCCAGGACACGGacgg gttTTCGGCGCTGCATCATGCCGCCCTCAACGGAAACCTGGAGCTCATCTCACTGCTGCTGGACTCTCAGGCCATGGTGGACATCAGAGAccagaaag gtatgCGTCCTCTACATTACGCGGCGTGGCAGGGTCGGTCTGAACCCATGAAGatgttgttaaaatccagtTCCTCGGTGAACTCTCAGTCTGATGATGGACAGATTCCTCTACACCTGGCAGCACAGCATGGACACTATGACGTG tcggAGATGTTGCTGCAGCATCAGTCGAACCCGTGTATCGTGGATAACGCAGGAAAGACTCCGCTGGATCTGGCCTGTGAGTTCGGGCGAGTCGGG gtggtgcagcTGCTCCTCAGCAGTAACATGTGTGCGGCTCTGCTGGAACCCAAACCCGGAGATTCGACCGATCCTAACGGGACGAGTCCGCTTCACCTGGCAGCTAAAAACGGCCACATCGACATCATCag GTTATTGATCCAGGCTGGCATTGACATTAACAGGCAGACGAAGGCGGGCACTGCCCTGCATGAGGCCGCTCTGTGTGGAAAGACAGACGTGGTGCGCCTCCTGCTGGAT AGCGGCATCAACGCGACGGTGAGGAACACGTACAGTCAGACGGCGCTGGACATCGTGTACCAGTTCACCGCCACGCAGGCCAGCCGAGAGATCAAACAGATGCTCAGAG atgcctCTGCGGCTCTGCAGGTTCGAGCTCTAAAGGATTACTGCAACAACTACGACCTGACCAGCCTCAACATTAAAGCAGGAGACGTCATCACG GTGTTGGAGCAGCACTCTGATGGACGGTGGAAGGGCTGTATCCATGACAACCGAACAGGAAACGACCGAGTGGGCTACTTCCCTTCCAGCATAGTGGAGGTGATTAGCAAGAGACCTGGGGCCACAG gtgGAGATCGCAGCAGCAGCGTGAGCAGTTCCAGCAGCGCTCGATCTTCAGGCAGCGGCCAGAGCAGCACCAACATCCTTCACGCCCAGGCTGAAGGAGTCAAG CTTCTGGCTACAGTTCTGTCCCAGTCAGCAAAGGCTAAAGAACATCTACTGGAACAGTCCAGATCTGTGGAGTCTCCACCCAGCACTAATAaag tTCCCACTTCGAGGAGTCAGAGTGTGTCGAGTTGTCCCATCCACGAACCTCAGTACAACGACAGGAAGGGTGATGACGGAaag gATTTAACGGTGATCGGCGTAACTAAACCTGGTCACCGTAAGAAGCTTCTCTCAGAGATGAATAAGCTGAGTGTAACAGAGTGGACTCCTGAGCACAAACCT gCGAATCTGTGTGAGTGGCTGAACATGATGGGGCTGGGTCAGTACCACCAGGTTCTGGTGAAGAACGGCTACGAGAACATCGAGTTCATCACCGACATCACGTGGGAGGATCTGCAGGAGATCGGCATCACCAAACTCG GTCATCAGAAGAAGCTCATGCTAGCAGTGAAGAAACTGGCTGAGATCCAGAAAGGCTCCGACACCAGAAACATGACCCGTAAGAAACCTCAGGGCTCGTCGTCCACCGACGGTCCGACTCCGGACGGCACCGAGCGCCCCCCGGGTCCCAACGCCCTCCAGGACGGCGAGCCGTGTCCCGAGGTTCAGGACGGTCCGGAACGGGAAGCGCGGACCGTTCGTCAGAACAGCGGCGGAGGACAAAGAGGAAGCGTTCACTCGACCAATCAGAAACCTCGCCAGCCTTACCCACAATCCCCCGGGCCACCGTATACCCCACCGCAAACTCCCACCAAAACGAAACCTCCTGCGGCGCAGACGCCACCGAAGAACGGACTGGAGAAACCGGCCTCGCCCCGCCCCCTGCCTCACTCTCCCACGCCCAGAGCGCACCAGGAACCCGGGAGGAAAGAGGCGCAACCCGAACCAAAGGAAGTGACATCGCAGTCGGCGGCGCCGCCCTCCGTACCGACGCTATGCCTACCGCCGGAGGGTGAGAACCTCGCGGAGCGCGACGAAGAACTGAGCAAAAAACGAACGCACAGCCTGAGCCGCTACGACGCCCAGCAGGACCGCAACGAAGCCGACGCGGCGAACGCTAACGCACCGCGCCGGGTCAGCCGCAGCAACTCGGTCCGGAACCAGAGCGAGAAGAAGAACGAGAAGAACGAGAAGAACGCGAGCCGAGGCGGCCAGGCCATCACGCTCAGGCAGAAGAAGAAAGgaccgccgccgccgccgcccaAACGCTCCAGCTCCGCCATCTCCAGCTCCAACACCAACCTCAACGAGCCGCCGCGAGAGTCCGGGACCGCCGGGAACCTGCTGGACGTCAACTACAACCCGCAGAGACGGGCCAGCGCCGTGGAGACGGGGGGAGGCGGAGCTGTGGAGACAAGCAGCGTGGGCAGCGTGAGGAGCATCGCTGCCATGCTGGAGATGTCCTCCATTGGGGGCGGAGCCAAAGGACTCGCCATGCAGAGATCTACAGGCTGCCATCTACAG GTGGCTTCAGCAGGAGGGAGGCAGCACGATGCCATCGGTCTGGACGGAGAGGTCATCAACCGGCGCAGGACCATCAGCGGCCCGGTCACCGACCTCGTGGCCGCCGCCAAGAAGAAATCCCAACAAGCCGAGCCGGTACCGGTCCAAACCAGAGCGCAGAACCAGAACCAGTCTAAACCGCCGGCGGAGAACCCGCCCATCGCCGAGGACCCCAACCAGAACGCCAAACCCAGGCCCCGACAGGGCGAGGACGGCACGGACGCCCCAGACGCCCCGGACCCTCCCGTCCCGCCCCGGGACGACAGCGTGACCGTGGACCCTGCTAAAAGGAAGACCTGGACCTCCAAACCTCCTCCGGACGAGGCCAGATTCCACCTGATCGAGTCCAACACGGTGAAGCGGCGACCCAAGGTCCGGGAGAAGGAGTCGGAGGACGAGACGGTTTACCAGAACGGAACCGGTACCATCAAGAGACGCCCGGTTTCCGAGGTGACCGTCTCCGAGCAGCCCAGGTCGGTGGAGAAGCAGGCGGAGAGCGCCCCCCGGAGGGAGAAATCCGACCTGGGGGGGCAAAACACGCCGGGAAAACCGGCCAAACCCCCGGTGTCTCCCAAACCCGTCGTCCAAGACATGAGGAGACACGACGCTCCGGCCGCAGACACCAAAAAAGGGGCGTTTCCTGGAGCTCCTGGCAGCCCAGGTACTACCCAGTGTGGCCCTTTCTCTTGCCCTGTCTTTACCCAATTAT TTGAAGGGAAGAAGGTTCCTCCTCCGGTGTCTCCCAAGCCCGCGCCTCCTCCCACGGCTCCCAAACCCAGCAAGACCCTCATCCAGAAAGCGGCTGTGACCTCACCGGTGTCTCCGGGCACCCAGACCGCCGCGCTACCCGTCGCGCCCCCCAACGCCGCCAGGACGCCCACGTCTCCGGCTCAGAGCCCGCAGACTCCCATCACGCCGCCCATCAAACCGCCGCGCTCGTCCATCGGGGGCGTGTCCATGGACAGCGGGGGCGGGGCTTCGACGGCGCCGGTGGACGTGGAGACGGTGCATCAGAAGATCGAGGAGACCAGCGCCTCGCTGGCCGCCGCCCTGCTGGCCGTAGAGGAGAAGATCAAGGAGGATCGGAACAAAGA ctcGGTGGCGGAGAACAAGAGCACAGTGAGCATCCTGGACGACATCGGCAGCATGTTCGACGACCTGGCCGATCAGCTGGACGCCATGCTGGAGTGA